A single region of the Mannheimia bovis genome encodes:
- a CDS encoding 5-formyltetrahydrofolate cyclo-ligase, producing the protein MNNSITSFCSYSREQLRQSMRTKRLSLTSSQQAQAAQSLIPQAISLIESYQASHIAFYLPFNGEISPLPLMNTLLEQGKKIYLPILHPFTSGQLLFLNYNCKTILKFNRLGIQEPVLDVRNIIPLQELEMIFTPLVACDKAGNRLGMGGGFYDRTLAQAPHIVSVGLAHECQQVEQLPIESWDMPLNHIILGASR; encoded by the coding sequence ATGAACAATTCCATTACTTCTTTTTGTAGCTACTCTCGTGAACAACTACGGCAATCAATGCGGACGAAACGCTTAAGTTTAACCTCATCGCAACAAGCACAAGCTGCTCAATCACTTATTCCACAAGCAATTTCTTTAATTGAATCTTACCAAGCCTCACATATCGCCTTTTATTTACCGTTTAATGGTGAAATTTCTCCTTTGCCTTTAATGAATACTTTGCTTGAACAAGGAAAAAAAATCTATTTGCCTATTCTTCACCCTTTTACAAGCGGTCAATTATTGTTTTTAAATTACAATTGCAAAACTATTCTAAAATTTAACCGCTTGGGCATTCAAGAGCCTGTGCTAGATGTTAGAAATATCATTCCCTTACAAGAACTTGAGATGATTTTTACGCCATTAGTAGCGTGCGATAAAGCCGGTAATCGTTTAGGAATGGGCGGTGGTTTTTATGATAGAACGCTTGCTCAAGCTCCTCATATTGTGAGTGTGGGGCTGGCTCACGAATGTCAGCAAGTCGAACAATTACCGATTGAAAGTTGGGATATGCCGTTAAATCATATTATTTTGGGAGCATCAAGATGA
- the mltF gene encoding membrane-bound lytic murein transglycosylase MltF codes for MKGLIARLFIAIALLLWAWDMIFPWQKIIHSEANHYTQIQQSKKLKVGMINHPISYFVGPEGKSGIEYDLATAFAQYLNVNLEVKSYDSSEKLFDALRNNDIDIAAAGLLYHSELNESFQIGPSYYSASWQVVYKKGTTRPYRLSDLQENVIIPSGSAVIPILNQLKQENPQLKWQISDKFTQEELLLKVAQGEIPHTIAMSVDISSVQHINPNLAVGFDLTDENPVLWYLANSSYSELQSALLDFMSDSVETGLISRIEEKYFNHLEKFDYVDIQSYLRAIKTILPKYEPLFREHKGNLEWQMLAAIAYQESHWDPSATSPTGVRGIMMLTKDTADRMKISDRTNPAQSIKAGSEYLHMLMRQMPETIPQEDKIWYSLAAYNMGLGHLLDLRRLTKQLGGDPDNWLDVKKNLPLLAEKLYYTNLKYGYARGYEAFQYVENIRRYYGSIINYQRIEEQKKLEQEQKNLSDNHIKQEDTADEKIEEKENPTNEEATPTPNQTN; via the coding sequence TTGAAAGGATTAATTGCTCGCCTTTTTATCGCAATAGCTCTCTTACTTTGGGCTTGGGATATGATTTTCCCTTGGCAAAAAATTATTCATTCAGAAGCTAACCACTACACTCAAATCCAGCAGAGCAAAAAGCTAAAAGTGGGAATGATCAACCACCCGATTTCCTATTTTGTCGGTCCTGAAGGCAAAAGTGGGATTGAATATGATTTAGCGACTGCCTTTGCACAATATCTAAACGTTAATCTTGAAGTCAAAAGCTACGATAGCAGTGAAAAATTATTTGACGCATTAAGAAATAATGATATTGATATTGCAGCTGCAGGATTACTCTATCACTCGGAATTAAATGAATCGTTTCAAATCGGTCCATCTTATTACTCTGCCTCTTGGCAAGTAGTTTATAAAAAAGGTACAACGAGACCATATCGACTTTCAGATTTGCAAGAAAATGTCATTATTCCAAGTGGTTCTGCAGTTATTCCGATACTCAATCAGCTAAAGCAAGAGAACCCTCAATTAAAATGGCAAATTTCGGATAAATTTACCCAAGAAGAACTGTTATTAAAAGTCGCACAGGGAGAAATTCCACACACTATTGCAATGTCAGTCGATATTTCTTCTGTGCAGCATATCAACCCTAATCTCGCAGTAGGCTTTGATTTAACGGATGAAAACCCTGTTTTATGGTATTTAGCCAATAGCTCTTACAGTGAATTACAATCTGCTTTATTAGATTTTATGTCTGATTCAGTGGAAACCGGCTTAATCTCTCGTATAGAAGAAAAATATTTCAACCATCTGGAAAAATTCGACTATGTAGATATTCAAAGCTATCTGCGGGCAATTAAAACCATATTACCCAAATATGAGCCCCTTTTCCGTGAACATAAAGGCAATTTAGAGTGGCAAATGTTAGCAGCTATTGCTTATCAAGAGTCTCACTGGGATCCTAGTGCGACCTCACCAACAGGTGTACGTGGCATAATGATGCTGACAAAAGATACCGCAGATAGAATGAAAATTTCAGATAGGACAAACCCCGCTCAAAGTATAAAAGCAGGCTCTGAATATTTACATATGCTAATGAGACAAATGCCTGAGACTATTCCTCAAGAAGATAAAATCTGGTATAGCTTAGCGGCTTATAATATGGGGTTAGGACATTTGTTAGATCTCCGTAGATTAACCAAACAACTGGGCGGTGATCCTGATAATTGGTTAGATGTGAAGAAAAATCTGCCGCTGCTTGCCGAAAAGCTCTATTATACTAATCTGAAATATGGCTATGCTAGAGGCTATGAAGCATTTCAATATGTTGAAAATATACGCCGTTACTATGGCAGTATCATCAATTATCAACGAATTGAAGAGCAGAAAAAACTTGAGCAAGAACAAAAAAATTTATCTGATAATCATATAAAACAGGAGGATACGGCTGATGAGAAGATTGAAGAAAAAGAAAACCCTACCAACGAGGAAGCTACGCCTACGCCAAATCAAACAAATTAA
- a CDS encoding IclR family transcriptional regulator — MIEKKEKESTAGNQSLIRGLTLLELLAKFPNGCPLAHLAELSGLNKSTVHRLLQGLLQEGYVRPAPTAGSYRLTTKCLAIGQRALSSINILHIAAPHLEALNLKLGETVNFAMREKDHAILINKLEATTGLMRTRAYIGQQMQLYCSGMGKLFLAYDSEDYIPQYWQAKSSVIQQLTINTITTIEGMKKELETIRELGFAMDAEENELGVSCIACPIFDHQQKVHYAVSVSLSTARLNQLGQENLLPVIQETAEKISAELGGR; from the coding sequence ATGATTGAAAAAAAAGAAAAGGAATCGACCGCAGGTAATCAAAGTTTAATTCGTGGCTTAACGCTTTTGGAACTATTGGCAAAATTTCCTAATGGTTGTCCGTTAGCTCACTTAGCGGAGCTTTCAGGCTTGAATAAAAGCACGGTACATCGTTTATTGCAAGGCTTACTGCAAGAAGGCTATGTTCGTCCTGCTCCTACTGCAGGTAGTTATCGTTTAACAACCAAATGTTTAGCGATTGGGCAGAGAGCCTTAAGCTCAATTAATATCTTACACATTGCAGCACCACATTTAGAAGCCTTGAACTTAAAATTAGGCGAGACGGTTAATTTTGCGATGCGAGAGAAAGATCACGCAATCCTCATTAATAAATTAGAAGCAACTACTGGCTTAATGCGTACCAGAGCTTATATCGGGCAGCAGATGCAATTATATTGTTCGGGTATGGGTAAACTTTTTTTAGCTTATGATTCCGAAGATTATATCCCCCAATATTGGCAAGCAAAATCATCGGTTATTCAACAGCTAACCATTAATACCATTACTACGATTGAAGGAATGAAAAAAGAGCTGGAAACCATTCGAGAACTTGGCTTTGCGATGGATGCGGAAGAAAATGAGCTAGGCGTTTCCTGCATTGCTTGCCCGATTTTTGATCATCAACAGAAGGTCCATTATGCGGTTTCCGTCTCGCTTTCAACGGCTCGTTTAAATCAGCTAGGGCAAGAAAATTTACTGCCTGTTATTCAAGAAACGGCAGAAAAAATTTCAGCCGAGCTAGGTGGGCGATAA
- the hemE gene encoding uroporphyrinogen decarboxylase — protein sequence MPQLKNDRYLKALLREPVDMTPVWMMRQAGRYLPEYKATRAIAGDFMSLCRNADLACEVTLQPLRRYELDAAILFSDILTIPDAMGLGLSFGAGEGPKFARPVQSLADVNNLPIPDPEGELQYVMNAVRTIRRELKGEVPLIGFSGSPWTLATYMVEGGSSKAFTKIKKMLYTEPQILHKLLDKLADSVILYLNAQIKAGAQAVMVFDTWGGVLAHNDYKEFSLRYMHKIVDGLIRENEGRRVPVTLFTKGGGLWLEAIVETGCDAIGLDWTVDIADARKRIGDKVALQGNMDPSVLYATPERIEQEVKNILAGFGNGSGHVFNLGHGIHLDVPVESPKVFVDAIHNYSKQYHK from the coding sequence ATGCCTCAACTTAAAAATGATCGCTACTTAAAAGCCCTTTTGCGTGAACCTGTAGATATGACACCCGTTTGGATGATGCGTCAAGCAGGGCGTTATTTACCTGAATATAAAGCCACTCGTGCGATCGCCGGCGATTTTATGTCGCTTTGCCGTAATGCCGATTTAGCTTGTGAAGTAACCTTACAACCTTTACGCCGCTATGAATTAGATGCGGCTATTTTATTCTCAGATATTCTTACTATTCCGGATGCAATGGGCTTAGGTTTGAGCTTTGGTGCGGGCGAAGGTCCGAAATTTGCACGCCCGGTGCAATCACTTGCTGATGTGAATAATCTACCTATTCCTGATCCTGAAGGTGAATTACAATATGTAATGAACGCTGTGCGTACCATTCGCCGTGAATTAAAAGGCGAAGTACCGCTAATCGGCTTCTCCGGCAGCCCTTGGACGTTAGCAACCTATATGGTTGAAGGTGGCTCAAGCAAAGCCTTTACCAAAATCAAAAAAATGCTTTACACTGAGCCACAAATTCTTCACAAATTACTCGATAAATTAGCCGATAGCGTGATTTTATATTTAAACGCTCAAATCAAAGCTGGAGCTCAAGCGGTAATGGTGTTTGACACTTGGGGGGGTGTATTGGCACACAACGATTATAAAGAGTTCTCTTTACGCTATATGCACAAAATTGTGGATGGGCTAATTCGTGAAAATGAAGGTCGTAGAGTACCTGTTACCCTCTTTACTAAAGGCGGGGGCTTATGGTTAGAAGCAATTGTAGAAACAGGCTGTGATGCCATTGGTTTAGACTGGACAGTCGATATTGCCGATGCTCGTAAACGTATTGGCGATAAAGTGGCACTTCAAGGCAATATGGATCCAAGCGTGCTTTACGCAACACCTGAACGTATTGAACAAGAAGTGAAGAATATTCTTGCCGGTTTCGGTAATGGCAGTGGACACGTCTTTAACTTAGGGCACGGTATCCACTTAGACGTACCGGTCGAAAGCCCTAAAGTATTTGTTGATGCCATTCACAACTACTCGAAGCAGTATCATAAATGA
- a CDS encoding cell division protein ZapA: MSANNIELQIFGQVLRLQCPVEQQEHLLACAQRLEERVAVLKEQSGIIQLEKVLAIVALNLNYELEQAQRQNAENKSVLVACIEQLDNSLGKFQSN, translated from the coding sequence ATGTCGGCAAATAATATCGAATTACAGATTTTTGGTCAGGTGCTACGCTTGCAATGCCCTGTTGAGCAGCAAGAGCATTTACTGGCTTGTGCACAGCGTTTGGAAGAACGTGTGGCGGTATTGAAAGAGCAGTCCGGCATTATTCAGCTTGAAAAAGTGTTAGCTATTGTGGCTCTGAATTTAAATTATGAATTAGAGCAGGCACAGCGTCAAAATGCAGAAAACAAAAGCGTGCTGGTGGCTTGTATTGAGCAGCTAGATAATTCTCTCGGAAAGTTTCAGTCAAATTAG
- a CDS encoding HU family DNA-binding protein: MLEDKTMNKTELIDAIAAGANLTKKDAKAALEATLDAISASLKAGDPVQLIGFGTFKVNERKARTGRNPKTGEEIKIAAAKVPAFVSGKALKDLVK; this comes from the coding sequence ATCTTAGAGGATAAAACTATGAACAAAACTGAGTTAATCGATGCTATCGCAGCTGGTGCAAACTTAACTAAAAAAGATGCTAAAGCAGCATTAGAAGCAACTCTTGATGCAATCTCTGCAAGCTTAAAAGCAGGCGATCCTGTTCAATTAATCGGCTTCGGTACATTTAAAGTAAATGAGCGTAAAGCACGTACCGGTCGTAATCCAAAAACCGGTGAAGAGATCAAAATTGCAGCGGCTAAAGTACCTGCATTCGTTTCAGGTAAAGCATTAAAAGACTTAGTAAAATAA
- a CDS encoding UPF0149 family protein: MAMTNSQEFKQLITQLQIEDTPAEFHGFLCGLIAGGIQDDSWKTLTYQFTNDGHAFSVEPLKQLTEFYRQLTDSFSQANTLFSLWLPENDEDGFALADGISEWTNNFLLGLGVAQPTLQQETDEVGEAIDDLDEIAKLGYNEDDNNAELLESGEEVLEYLRVLAPFLHSHFALGVPKTEEKPQLH; the protein is encoded by the coding sequence ATGGCTATGACAAATTCCCAAGAATTTAAACAACTCATCACTCAATTACAAATTGAAGACACTCCGGCAGAGTTTCACGGCTTCTTATGCGGACTGATTGCAGGTGGCATTCAAGATGATTCGTGGAAAACCTTAACCTATCAATTTACCAATGACGGACACGCTTTTTCAGTTGAGCCGTTAAAACAACTAACGGAATTTTACCGACAATTAACCGACAGTTTCTCCCAAGCAAATACCCTATTCAGCCTGTGGCTACCCGAAAATGACGAAGACGGATTTGCTCTTGCTGACGGTATTTCTGAATGGACAAACAACTTCTTACTTGGCTTAGGTGTTGCTCAGCCGACCCTGCAACAAGAAACCGACGAAGTAGGCGAAGCCATTGATGATTTAGATGAAATCGCAAAATTAGGTTACAATGAGGACGATAATAATGCAGAACTCCTTGAATCTGGCGAAGAAGTGCTGGAATATTTACGAGTGTTAGCTCCATTCTTACATAGCCATTTTGCTTTAGGTGTGCCTAAAACAGAAGAAAAGCCACAATTACATTAA
- the rsmI gene encoding 16S rRNA (cytidine(1402)-2'-O)-methyltransferase, whose translation MKNRQNSSEINPDYGILYIVATPIGNLGDITQRALDTLGCVDLIAAEDTRHSGLLLSHYGIKKPFFALHDHNEQQKAVVLVEKLAKGENIALISDAGTPLISDPGFHLVRHCRQAGVKVVPIPGACAAITALCASGIASDRFCFEGFLPAKTKARCDKLTELENEPRTLIFYESTHRILDTLADMKLVFGEERYIVMAREITKTWETIYGEQLGNLIEWLNEDSNRIKGEIVLIVEGKQQNLEEEFSSQAIKLLELLCQELPLKKAAAIVAETFGYKKNALYQYGLEHFE comes from the coding sequence ATGAAAAACAGACAAAATTCATCTGAAATCAATCCGGACTACGGAATTTTATATATTGTTGCCACGCCTATCGGCAATTTAGGTGATATTACCCAACGTGCGTTAGATACGCTTGGCTGTGTTGATTTAATTGCCGCTGAAGATACTCGCCACAGTGGCTTATTACTCAGTCACTACGGCATCAAAAAACCGTTTTTTGCTCTGCACGACCATAATGAACAACAAAAAGCGGTCGTTTTAGTGGAAAAATTAGCAAAAGGCGAAAACATTGCGTTAATTTCAGATGCCGGCACGCCACTGATTAGCGACCCGGGTTTTCATCTGGTTCGCCACTGCCGCCAAGCAGGCGTTAAAGTTGTTCCTATTCCCGGAGCTTGTGCTGCGATTACCGCCTTATGTGCATCAGGTATTGCATCAGACCGTTTTTGCTTTGAAGGGTTCTTACCTGCTAAAACAAAGGCTCGTTGCGATAAATTAACCGAATTGGAAAATGAGCCTCGCACGCTGATTTTTTATGAATCTACCCATCGAATTTTAGACACGTTAGCAGATATGAAACTGGTTTTCGGGGAGGAACGTTATATCGTGATGGCTCGTGAAATTACGAAAACGTGGGAAACCATTTACGGCGAGCAACTCGGTAACTTAATCGAATGGCTGAATGAAGACAGCAACCGCATTAAAGGCGAGATTGTGCTGATTGTTGAAGGAAAACAGCAAAATCTTGAGGAAGAATTTTCCAGCCAAGCAATCAAATTGCTTGAACTCCTCTGCCAAGAGCTGCCATTAAAAAAAGCTGCAGCTATTGTGGCTGAGACTTTTGGTTATAAGAAAAACGCGTTGTATCAGTATGGTTTAGAGCATTTTGAATAG
- a CDS encoding YjaG family protein has product MRNPIHKRMERFEPWQNVTFMACLCERMYPNYQLFCEVTEQPEKAKVFQNILNLVWEYLTVKGAKINFDNQLEKLEEIIPDVNEYEFFGVLPAQEACEALSELLHSIIAGATLEQAIRISQISLGTVASYLEMQQDKELSEQELKNSEEIQEELDVQWQIYRLLNECENRDLDLIFDLKDEIRKSGISNIGLNINQ; this is encoded by the coding sequence ATGCGAAACCCAATTCATAAACGTATGGAACGCTTTGAGCCTTGGCAAAATGTAACCTTTATGGCTTGTTTATGCGAAAGAATGTACCCTAACTATCAACTTTTCTGCGAAGTTACCGAGCAACCGGAAAAAGCAAAAGTGTTCCAAAATATTTTAAATTTAGTTTGGGAATATTTAACCGTAAAAGGGGCAAAAATTAATTTCGACAATCAGTTAGAGAAATTAGAAGAAATCATACCCGACGTAAATGAATATGAATTTTTCGGGGTTTTACCTGCACAGGAAGCCTGTGAAGCCCTTTCTGAATTATTACACAGCATTATTGCCGGGGCAACTTTAGAACAAGCAATCCGTATCAGCCAAATTTCATTAGGCACAGTGGCAAGTTATCTTGAAATGCAACAAGACAAGGAACTCAGCGAGCAAGAGTTGAAAAATTCAGAGGAAATTCAAGAAGAGCTAGATGTGCAATGGCAAATCTATCGCTTACTCAACGAGTGTGAAAACCGTGATCTTGATCTCATTTTTGATTTAAAAGATGAAATTAGAAAAAGTGGCATCAGCAATATCGGGTTAAATATTAACCAATAA
- a CDS encoding thymidylate synthase: MKQYLDLCHRIVNEGKWVANERTGKRCLTVINADLTYDVEKGEFPLVTTRRSYWKAAIAELLGYIRGYDNAADFRNLGTKSWDANANENAAWLANPYRKGEDDMGLVYGAVGRNFPKPDGGTVDLLRQIVDNLKKGIDNRGEIYTFYHPGAFHMGCLRPCLHSHHFSLLDGTLYLNSTQRSADVPLGLNWNMIQCYTFLALMAQITGHKAGQAFHKIVNAHIYEDQLELMRDVQLKREPLNTPKLIINPEIKSLEDLETWVTLDDFKVEGYEYHPSIQYPFSV; this comes from the coding sequence ATGAAACAGTATTTAGATTTATGTCATCGTATCGTAAATGAAGGAAAATGGGTAGCCAATGAACGTACGGGTAAACGTTGCCTTACAGTAATTAATGCAGATTTAACCTATGATGTTGAGAAAGGCGAGTTTCCATTAGTTACTACTCGTCGCAGTTATTGGAAAGCAGCTATTGCAGAACTTCTCGGCTATATTCGAGGCTACGATAATGCTGCTGATTTTCGTAATCTGGGAACTAAATCGTGGGATGCAAATGCGAATGAAAATGCAGCGTGGTTAGCTAATCCTTACCGTAAAGGTGAAGATGATATGGGCTTAGTTTATGGGGCAGTTGGACGTAATTTCCCGAAACCAGATGGTGGAACGGTAGATTTGCTTCGCCAAATTGTTGATAATTTAAAAAAAGGTATTGATAATCGTGGCGAAATTTATACTTTCTATCACCCCGGTGCATTTCATATGGGGTGTTTACGTCCTTGTTTGCATAGCCACCATTTTTCCTTGCTAGATGGCACACTTTATCTAAACAGTACACAACGTTCAGCAGATGTGCCATTAGGCTTAAACTGGAATATGATCCAATGTTACACTTTTCTTGCGTTAATGGCTCAAATTACAGGGCATAAAGCAGGGCAAGCTTTCCATAAAATTGTGAATGCTCATATTTATGAAGATCAACTTGAGCTAATGCGTGATGTACAGCTAAAACGTGAGCCGTTAAATACACCCAAATTAATTATTAATCCTGAGATTAAATCACTTGAAGATTTAGAAACTTGGGTAACTTTAGATGATTTTAAAGTGGAAGGTTATGAGTACCATCCATCTATTCAGTATCCATTCTCTGTGTAA
- the putP gene encoding sodium/proline symporter PutP, whose amino-acid sequence MFGFDPTTIMFVVYILGMIAIGFIAYRVTNNLSDYILGGRRLGSFVTALSAGASDMSGWLLMGLPGAVYAGGLIEGWIAIGLTIGAYLNWKLVAGRLRSHTEHSGDALTLPEYFHNRFGDKTRLIKILSAVIFLLFFAIYCASGVVAGARVFENLFGLPYHQAIWYGAIATILYTFIGGFLAVSWTDTIQASLMVFALIITPLFVMYNLGGFDEMQALIDRAGEMAQKDYNDMFTGTSILAVISLMAWGLGYFGQPHIVVRFMAAESVKSLENARRISMTWMVICLVGAIGIGYFGMAYFFGNPEQAGNVSQNPEQIFIELAKLLFNPWVAGILLSAILAAVMSTLSAQLLICSSAITEDLYKGILRPKATDKELVWLSRLMVLAVAALAIYIAQDPDSKVFGLVRNAWAGFGSAFGPVVLLSLFWKRMNGFGAIAGMLTGALIVHFWADITLKFALPEIYSMIPGFITATVMIIVVSLITPAPSKEVQETFERANKAYLDEVK is encoded by the coding sequence ATGTTTGGTTTTGACCCAACAACAATAATGTTTGTTGTTTATATTTTGGGTATGATTGCAATTGGATTTATTGCTTATCGTGTAACAAATAATCTTTCAGACTATATTTTAGGTGGTCGCCGTTTAGGTAGTTTTGTAACGGCATTATCCGCAGGTGCTTCAGATATGTCCGGTTGGTTGCTGATGGGATTACCCGGTGCAGTCTATGCAGGCGGTTTAATCGAAGGTTGGATAGCAATTGGTTTAACTATCGGTGCTTACCTAAACTGGAAATTAGTGGCAGGCAGATTACGTTCCCATACCGAACACAGCGGCGATGCTTTAACCTTACCTGAATACTTCCACAATCGCTTTGGCGATAAAACTCGTTTGATTAAGATTTTATCAGCGGTTATTTTTTTACTCTTTTTTGCAATTTATTGTGCATCAGGCGTAGTAGCCGGTGCGAGAGTGTTTGAAAACCTATTTGGCTTACCTTACCACCAAGCAATTTGGTATGGGGCAATAGCCACTATTCTTTATACCTTCATTGGCGGATTTTTAGCAGTAAGCTGGACGGATACCATTCAAGCCTCATTAATGGTTTTTGCCTTAATTATAACCCCACTTTTTGTGATGTATAACTTAGGTGGTTTTGATGAAATGCAAGCCTTAATCGATCGTGCCGGCGAAATGGCACAAAAAGATTATAACGATATGTTTACCGGCACGAGCATTTTAGCGGTGATTAGCCTGATGGCGTGGGGGCTTGGCTATTTTGGTCAGCCACACATCGTAGTACGTTTTATGGCGGCAGAAAGTGTGAAATCACTTGAAAATGCACGTCGTATTAGTATGACGTGGATGGTTATTTGCTTGGTAGGGGCAATTGGTATTGGCTATTTCGGTATGGCTTATTTCTTCGGTAATCCGGAACAGGCAGGGAATGTGAGCCAAAACCCGGAACAAATTTTCATTGAATTAGCAAAATTACTTTTCAATCCTTGGGTAGCGGGTATTTTATTGTCAGCCATTCTTGCCGCAGTAATGAGTACACTTTCAGCACAATTACTTATTTGTTCAAGTGCAATTACCGAAGATTTATATAAAGGCATTTTACGCCCGAAAGCTACGGACAAAGAATTAGTTTGGTTAAGCCGTTTAATGGTGCTTGCAGTAGCGGCTCTTGCGATTTATATCGCTCAAGATCCCGACAGCAAAGTCTTCGGTTTAGTCAGAAATGCGTGGGCAGGCTTCGGTTCTGCTTTCGGACCTGTAGTGTTACTTTCTCTTTTCTGGAAGCGTATGAATGGTTTCGGGGCAATTGCGGGAATGCTCACAGGGGCGTTAATCGTTCATTTCTGGGCAGATATTACACTCAAATTTGCTTTACCTGAAATTTATTCGATGATACCGGGCTTTATTACCGCAACAGTGATGATTATTGTAGTCTCACTGATTACGCCGGCACCAAGCAAAGAAGTTCAAGAAACCTTTGAACGTGCAAATAAAGCATATTTAGATGAAGTAAAATAA
- a CDS encoding MFS transporter: MTNLLLAIIYLCFISLGLPDAILGSAWPSMHQELVVPLSYAGVVSMIMSIGTITSSLMSDKLTYHLGTGKVMVISVALTALALWGFSISDSFWILCLWAIPYGLGAGAVDAALNNYVAVHYASRHMSWLHCMWGVGASIGPHILGIALLQGRGWEGGYYTISLLQIGLTVILFCSLPFWKSRKKTAAEMNEAAKPVSLKEAIKIPGVKYGILAFIGYCGVEQTAGLWASSYFVMVKEVGLEQAAAFGSIFFIGITVGRGISGFLTLKLNNHQMIKLGFGLILIGIAMLCLPMGKYVTLASLIIIGLGCAPIFPCLIHSTPDFFGEDKSQSVIGIQMASAYVGVLLIPPLFGAIANAISIKLLPFYLLVMFALMVYAYRGLLRKTAK; encoded by the coding sequence ATGACAAATCTTCTCCTTGCGATTATTTATCTCTGTTTTATCAGTTTAGGCTTGCCTGATGCCATTTTAGGTTCAGCTTGGCCTTCAATGCACCAAGAGCTTGTTGTGCCGCTTTCCTATGCGGGTGTCGTTTCAATGATTATGTCGATTGGGACTATTACCTCAAGCCTGATGTCGGATAAGCTCACCTACCATCTCGGCACAGGCAAAGTGATGGTAATCAGCGTTGCTTTAACCGCTCTCGCATTGTGGGGGTTTTCGATAAGTGATTCTTTCTGGATTTTGTGTTTATGGGCAATTCCTTACGGCTTAGGAGCCGGAGCGGTGGACGCGGCGTTGAATAACTATGTGGCAGTCCATTACGCCAGCCGCCATATGAGCTGGCTGCATTGTATGTGGGGCGTAGGAGCATCTATTGGTCCGCATATTTTAGGTATTGCACTCTTGCAAGGTCGAGGCTGGGAAGGTGGCTATTACACGATTTCTCTATTACAAATCGGGCTAACGGTTATCTTATTTTGTTCTCTACCTTTTTGGAAATCTCGCAAGAAAACCGCTGCGGAAATGAATGAAGCCGCAAAACCGGTCAGCCTAAAAGAAGCCATTAAAATTCCGGGTGTGAAGTACGGCATTTTGGCCTTTATCGGCTACTGTGGTGTAGAACAAACTGCAGGGCTTTGGGCGAGTAGCTATTTTGTGATGGTAAAAGAAGTTGGCTTAGAACAAGCTGCCGCCTTTGGCAGTATCTTTTTTATCGGCATTACGGTTGGGCGAGGCATTAGCGGCTTTCTCACGTTAAAATTAAATAATCATCAAATGATTAAACTGGGTTTTGGTTTAATTCTGATCGGTATTGCAATGCTTTGTTTGCCAATGGGTAAATATGTAACCCTTGCCAGCTTGATTATTATCGGGCTAGGTTGTGCCCCTATTTTCCCGTGCTTAATTCATTCTACACCTGATTTCTTTGGGGAAGATAAATCACAATCTGTCATCGGTATTCAAATGGCGAGTGCCTATGTTGGTGTACTATTAATACCTCCACTTTTTGGGGCAATTGCTAATGCTATCAGCATTAAATTACTGCCATTCTATTTACTCGTGATGTTTGCCTTAATGGTTTATGCGTATAGAGGTTTATTGCGGAAAACGGCAAAATAA